A genomic window from Glycine soja cultivar W05 chromosome 10, ASM419377v2, whole genome shotgun sequence includes:
- the LOC114369571 gene encoding long-chain-alcohol oxidase FAO1-like → MKRDCHPLLRGGRRCNKYTPHILSSAEMESLSSICEALLPPLQLDSTKSKAVQHFWKASGSQFSIPHEIAEILIKRALKEALILLRVILWLLSTRLGTLLLCGTLCLSKKWPFINSFSNLSLDNREKVLQKWFKHRFLTPIRLVFIYIKVLCFFVFFSQCDDNGENPAWEAIGYQVDSDGITTTSNVHRERPLEKGIVEAMKESNLSLPKSLIEKGLEVAIDSKNNTLNIKCDVVIVGSGCGGGVAASILASSGLKVLVLEKGNYFTPNDYSSLEGPSLNELYELGGTFASRDGKMAILTGTTVGGGSAVNWAASIRTPDFVLEEWGKDHKLSLFSSHEYLSAMDMVCKRIGVTDKCIEEGLQNQVLRKGCKNLGLPVDYVPRNSSERHYCGSCNYGCTRGEKQGTEVTWLVDAVDHGAVILTGTKAERFILGKKNKGGGVRRKKCLGVMANVVTNNITWRLKVEAKVTVSACGALFTPPLMISSGLKNKHIGKNLHLHPVLMSWGYFPDSNSELKGKCYEGGIITSVHKVVSEDYSKVKAIVETPALGPGALSTLIPWVSGLDFKDRMLKYSRTVHLITIIRDMGCGEVRSEGRVHYELDESDKENIRDGVKQALRILIAAGAVEVGTHRSDGHRIECNGKNEKELERFVESVYATEGLMSHEEKWSIYSSAHQMGSCRMGMSEKEGAVDENGMSWEAEGLFVCDASLLPTAIGVNPMITIQSTAYCVAKRIAAFLKIE, encoded by the exons ATTGCAGAAATACTGATAAAAAGAGCTCTAAAAGAAGCATTGATACTACTGAGAGTGATTCTATGGCTACTGTCAACAAGGTTGGGCACATTGTTGCTATGTGGAACTCTCTGTCTGAGTAAGAAATGGCCCTTCATCAACAGCTTCTCAAATCTTTCTTTGGACAACAGAGAAAAGGTTCTGCAGAAATGGTTCAAGCATCGGTTCCTGACACCTATTAGACTTGTATTCATTTACATcaaagtcctttgcttctttgttttcttctctcAG TGTGATGACAATGGTGAAAACCCAGCATGGGAAGCTATAGGATATCAAGTTGACTCTGATGGGATCACAACAACAAGCAATGTTCACAGAGAAAGGCCTCTTGAAAAGGGAATAGTGGAAGCAATGAAAGAGAGTAACTTGAGTCTGCCTAAGTCTCTTATTGAGAAAGGTCTTGAAGTTGCTATAGATTCTAAAAACAATACCCTGAATATAAAATGTGATGTAGTAATTGTTGGTTCTGGTTGTGGTGGAGGAGTTGCAGCTTCTATTCTAGCAAGTTCAGGCTTGAAGGTGCTTGTTCTTGAGAAAGGAAACTACTTTACCCCCAATGATTATTCTTCTCTAGAAGGGCCTTCTCTGAATGAGCTTTATGAGTTAGGAGGAACTTTTGCATCAAGGGATGGGAAAATGGCAATTCTTACTGGGACAACTGTGGGTGGTGGTTCTGCTGTTAATTGGGCCGCATCTATTAGAACACCAGATTTTGTGCTTGAGGAATGGGGAAAAGACCACAAGCTATCACTCTTTTCAAGCCATGAGTATCTTTCTGCCATGGACATGGTGTGTAAAAGGATTGGCGTGACCGATAAGTGCATCGAGGAAGGGCTGCAGAATCAAGTTCTCAGAAAAGGTTGCAAGAATCTTGGTCTTCCAGTTGATTACGTGCCAAGAAACTCATCGGAACGTCACTACTGTGGCTCTTGCAACTATGGTTGTACAAGAGGGGAGAAACAAGGAACTGAAGTTACATGGCTTGTTGATGCTGTGGATCATGGTGCAGTGATACTAACAGGAACAAAAGCTGAGAGGTTTATATTGGGAAAGAAGAACAAAGGAGGGGGTGTGAGAAGAAAGAAATGCTTAGGAGTGATGGCAAATGTTGTAACAAACAACATCACTTGGAGACTTAAAGTTGAGGCGAAAGTGACAGTTTCAGCATGTGGAGCCCTTTTCACACCTCCTTTAATGATCTCCAGTGGATTGAAGAACAAGCACATTGGCAAGAACCTTCATCTCCATCCAGTGCTAATGTCATGGGGATATTTTCCAGACTCAAATTCTGAACTCAAGGGTAAATGCTATGAGGGGGGAATAATCACTTCAGTCCACAAGGTGGTATCAGAGGACTACTCCAAAGTAAAAGCCATAGTTGAAACTCCAGCATTGGGACCAGGAGCCTTATCTACACTGATTCCTTGGGTGTCTGGACTTGACTTCAAAGACAGAATGCTCAAATATTCAAGGACTGTTCATCTGATCACAATTATTAGGGATATGGGCTGTGGAGAAGTTAGGAGTGAGGGAAGGGTGCATTATGAGTTGGATGAATCAGACAAAGAGAACATAAGGGATGGAGTGAAGCAGGCACTGAGGATTCTAATAGCAGCAGGTGCTGTTGAGGTAGGTACTCACAGAAGTGATGGACATAGAATTGAATGtaatgggaaaaatgaaaaggaattgGAGAGGTTTGTGGAATCAGTATATGCAACAGAAGGGTTAATGTCACATGAAGAAAAGTGGAGTATCTATAGCTCTGCACACCAAATGGGAAGTTGTAGGATGGGAATGAGTGAAAAGGAAGGTGCAGTGGATGAAAATGGGATGAGTTGGGAAGCAGAAGGACTATTTGTGTGTGATGCAAGTTTGCTTCCAACTGCAATTGGTGTCAATCCTATGATAACTATACAGTCTACTGCATATTGTGTTGCCAAGAGAATTGCAGCCTTTTTGAAAATAGAATAG